The following is a genomic window from Niabella soli DSM 19437.
ATAACTGCAATTTACAACTTTTCTGAATGACCTGTTTCTGGTGTATTTTTGACCGGACTATAGCCCAGGCATCAGCTTTTATGGCTGTGAGGTTTAACTTTTCCATCGTGAAAAAACCTCACAGGTCTTTGTTCCATAGCTAGAAATTGAATACCCTGATTTTAAAGAAGACCTTCATGAATTATTTCCGAATAAAAGAGAACTCCTTTCCTGCCCGGCTGGCGGCGGGGAAATTGAAGTCGAAGGCCGTAGCAATGGTCATTGACCACACCATTCATTTGTACGGAGCAACCCGGGCGGAATTCCTGGAGGATGAACGCTGGTTGCGGCATGAACTGAAGCATATTGAACAATATGAACGATATGGGTTATGGGGGTTTCTTTTCAGGTATATTTTGCAAACAATGCGTTATGGCTATTATGATTGCCCGATTGAGCGGGAGGCACGGGCCGCGGAAAAGGATCCACTCATTTGCGCCCGGTTTGAAATGTTTCAAGATAGTGCTGATTCAACAGTTTAGTCTTGTCTTAAAGGTTTGGGCTTTTGCCGCCATTCACTAAAATATTAGATCGGTAAGTCATCCGGCCGCACTTAATAAAACCCTCAATGGTTTCATAGCAACATCCAATGATTTTGCCCATCGAACTAGCCTTAAAACACCCAGACCAGCTCCCCAAACTCATATTCCTCCCTGGGCGCTCCCCCCAACACAAGTTTTCCATCCCGGGTGACCCCTTTTACCACAGCGTTAAACCGGCACTCGCCCTGATCAAAAGTTACCTGCCGGTTTTTCATAAATAAATGCTCATTATAGTTTTCAAGGTTTTCCCCTGCATTTTTATCAGGGTCTGCAAGGAATTTGTTAATCTTATCAATCAGTTTTGTGGCCAATACTTCGGCCAGTTCCCGGCAATTATAGGTTTTCCCCGTAACCTGTTTCAGGGAAACCGCCCGGTTCAGTTCCGCCGGAAAAGCCTCCTGGTTAATGTTTATGCCGACGCCAATCACGGCCCATTTCCATTTTTGTCCGCTCAGGATGTTCTCTATCAGCATACCGACTGCCTTTCTGTCCTGGAAATAAATATCATTAGGCCATTTTATATACCAGTCTCCGGGGGCATTTTCAGCCAGGAACGCCCGGGTAGTCAGTGCAACAAGGGCGCTCAAATCAAATAAATGGTTCAGATTTAATGCTTCCGGCTCAATAATCAGGCTCAGATTGATATTCTGATCCCGGGGGGCAGTCCATTTTTTCCCCCGCTGTCCCTTGCCAGCCACCTGTTCATGCGCAAAAATTCCCATGCCATGATATGCCAAACCTTCACGTATACAACCAAGGGCATAGTTATTGGTGCTATCTACTTGTAAAAGTTCAATTATAGCAGGAATTTGGCGATGCTGAGTCAATATTTGCTATTTTTGAGCAAAGTAAAATAAAGTTTCCGGAACCTGCGTTTGTTAAAGAGCGTCGTTCCTTTTAATTAAAATATAAAATACGCTGTTTGGAACCATTAGCATCGCTAACAAAACGTAAAATTTCAGGTACAGCCCGGCTTACAAGAAATTCAAAGATTTTCAAGACTATTATTTCCGCCATCCACGAAAAAAAAGGTGAAAATATTGTTTCGCTTGATCTCCGACAGATCCCTGAGGCCGTTTCTGATTTTTTTGTTATTTGTGAGGCCTCCAGCGCTCCCCAGATAAAAGCCATTGCCGACAATATAGAGTACCTTGTAAAAACAGAAACAGGCGAAAATGTGTACCAACGCGAAGGAGCCCAAACATTACAATGGGTATTAATGGATTATGTGAATATTGTAGTGCATATACTTTTACCAGAACAACGCAAATTTTACAATCTTGAGGAACTATGGAGCGATGCAGCGTCCAAAAACCATCAGGAATAATTATTTATATAAAATATATCATCCATAACATAAACCTTTAAGCAGCTTTTGCCTTATAGTATCATAACACAGCAACATGCCTCAGAATAATTATAACAAACAAGAAAAACAGCGGAACAACCCGTTTGCGCCGAAAACTCCTGGCGCCGGGGGTGGGAACGAGCCCAAAAAAGTAAAATTTGGGAGCTATTGGGCATTCATTATCATCCTGGCCATCATGCTGGTGCTCCAGTTCATGAATCCATTCGGGGCCACTACCGCATCTACCACTTTTACCGATTTTAAAAAGATGGTTACGAGCGGTGATGTGCAGAAATGCGTAATAATAAATAACCGGAATATTGTACGTGTATGGCTCAATAAGGATAGTCTTCAGAAGTATCCTGATCTGGCTAAAGTTGCGGCGCCAAAATCGAGCCTGGTGGCTTCTAATGATCCGCAATTATATTTCAAAATTACCAGCGGCGATAACTTCCAGGAGCAGATGTTGGATTTTTATAAAACGCACCCCGATGTAAAACCCGTGTCGACTGATGTGGACGAGGACAGCGATTTTCTCGGCCGTTCGTTAAGCATCGTTTTGCCCATCCTGTTATTCTTCGGCGCCTGGTTATTATTGATGCGTAAAATGAGTGGAGGCGCCGGCGGCGGTGCCGGTCCTGGCGGCATCTTTAATATTGGTAAATCAAAAGCTACTTTATTTGATAAAGGAACGCGGGTAAATATCACTTTTGCAGACGTGGCAGGATTGGATGAAGCAAAAGTGGAAGTGATGGAAATTGTGGATTTCCTGCGTAATCCCAAAAAATACACGGCCCTTGGTGGTAAAATACCAAAAGGAGCCTTGCTGGTAGGCCCTCCGGGAACCGGTAAAACCCTGCTGGCAAAAGCGATGGCAGGTGAAGCCCAGGTACCGTTTTTCAGCCTGAGCGGATCCGACTTTGTGGAAATGTTTGTGGGAGTGGGTGCCAGCCGCGTACGGGATCTGTTTAAACAAGCCCGTGAAAAAGCGCCCTGTGTCATTTTTATTGATGAAATTGATGCTATTGGTCGCGCCCGTGGTAAAAACGCCATGATGAGCAATGACGAACGCGAAAGCACCTTGAACCAGATGCTGGTGGAAATGGACGGTTTTGGGACCGATAGCGGCATTATCGTATTAGCTGCCACCAACCGGCCGGATGTGCTGGACACGGCGCTGCTGCGTCCGGGTCGTTTCGACCGGCAGATCTCGATCGACCAACCCGACCTGGCGGGTCGCGAAGCCATTTTCAGAGTACACCTGAAAGAGATAAAAACAAGCCAGGAGCTTAGCGTACGTAAACTGGCGGAACTGACACCGGGTTTTGCCGGGGCCGATATTGCCAACGTTTGTAATGAAGCAGCCCTGATCGCCGCAAGGCGGAATAAAGCCGGTGTGGAAATGGACGATTTCCAGGACGCTATCGACCGGGTGATCGGTGGCCTGGAAAAGAAAAATAAAATTATTCAGCCCGATGAAAAGCGGGTGATTGCGTACCACGAAGCCGGCCATGCCGTTGCAGGCTGGTTCCTGCAGCACGCACATCCTTTGTTAAAGGTTACCATCATTCCGCGGGGCACTGCAGCTTTGGGCTTTGCACAATACCTCCCCAGGGAAAAATACCTGACACTATCTGAAGAATTGGAAGATGATATGTGCATGACCCTGGGCGGACGGGCCAGCGAGGAGATCTTTTTTGGAAAAATATCAACCGGCGCCCTGAGCGATCTGCAGCAGGTAACCCGTACGGCTTATGCGATGGTAAGTGTTTACGGGATGAACGAAAAGATCGGGAACATATCCTTTTATGACCCCCATTCGGATGCCCAATTTCAAAAACCCTACAGTGAGGAAACCGGTAAAATTATCGACCAGGAGGTAAAAGCATTATCGGATGCAGCCTACAAACGGGTAAAAGCATTATTATTAGAAAAGAAAAAAGAAGTAGAGCTCATTGCCGAAGCCTTGCTGAAAAAAGAAGTGCTGTTTCAAAGCGATGTGGAGCATATGATCGGCAAACGGCCCTTTGACGAAAAAAAACAGGCGCCAGAGGACGAAACAGGACTGATTATCGGACCTAACAATGTGAATCAGCCGGATGTAATGGATGGCGTAAATGGTTAAATAATACATGGGGGCAAAAGAAACCGTATTAAAAAAGATCCGGGAGGCGCTTAGCCAGCCGACTCCCATTCCTTTTCCGAAAAGCGAAGGCCAGTCGCTGGTGTACCAGCCCCTGCACCAGGAACTGGAGGTCGAGTTCGCGGAACGGTTTACCACGCTGCAGGGCAAGTTTGCTTTTTGTCTGAGCAATAAAGAATTCACCAGCCAGTTTAATGCGTTACTTTTTAAAACAGGATGGGAAAAAATTTACTGCCTGGAGCCGGAATTAATGGCGCTGCTGGGCAACAATCTTACTATCAGTAACCAGCCTGGTGAGTTTGCCGGCTGCGATGTAGCCATCACCGGCTGCGAATACCTGGTGGCCCGTACCGGTAGTATTGTGATGAGCGCTGCGCAGCTCAGTGGCCGCAAAACCAGTGTGTATGCGCCTGTTCACGTATGTGTGGCCTATACCAGCCAACTGGTTTTTGATGTGAAGGATGCATTGGAAGGAATGAAAGAACGCTATGAAAACCAATTGCCTTCGCTGATCACTTTTGCTACCGGGCCCAGCCGCACAGCAGATATTGAAAAAACGCTGGTAGTTGGCGTGCACGGCCCTAAAGAAGTTTATGTATTTTTAATTGATGATTCGGAATAA
Proteins encoded in this region:
- a CDS encoding LutC/YkgG family protein gives rise to the protein MGAKETVLKKIREALSQPTPIPFPKSEGQSLVYQPLHQELEVEFAERFTTLQGKFAFCLSNKEFTSQFNALLFKTGWEKIYCLEPELMALLGNNLTISNQPGEFAGCDVAITGCEYLVARTGSIVMSAAQLSGRKTSVYAPVHVCVAYTSQLVFDVKDALEGMKERYENQLPSLITFATGPSRTADIEKTLVVGVHGPKEVYVFLIDDSE
- the rsfS gene encoding ribosome silencing factor, coding for MEPLASLTKRKISGTARLTRNSKIFKTIISAIHEKKGENIVSLDLRQIPEAVSDFFVICEASSAPQIKAIADNIEYLVKTETGENVYQREGAQTLQWVLMDYVNIVVHILLPEQRKFYNLEELWSDAASKNHQE
- a CDS encoding DUF4157 domain-containing protein, with amino-acid sequence MNYFRIKENSFPARLAAGKLKSKAVAMVIDHTIHLYGATRAEFLEDERWLRHELKHIEQYERYGLWGFLFRYILQTMRYGYYDCPIEREARAAEKDPLICARFEMFQDSADSTV
- a CDS encoding biotin--[acetyl-CoA-carboxylase] ligase; protein product: MTQHRQIPAIIELLQVDSTNNYALGCIREGLAYHGMGIFAHEQVAGKGQRGKKWTAPRDQNINLSLIIEPEALNLNHLFDLSALVALTTRAFLAENAPGDWYIKWPNDIYFQDRKAVGMLIENILSGQKWKWAVIGVGININQEAFPAELNRAVSLKQVTGKTYNCRELAEVLATKLIDKINKFLADPDKNAGENLENYNEHLFMKNRQVTFDQGECRFNAVVKGVTRDGKLVLGGAPREEYEFGELVWVF
- the ftsH gene encoding ATP-dependent zinc metalloprotease FtsH, which codes for MPQNNYNKQEKQRNNPFAPKTPGAGGGNEPKKVKFGSYWAFIIILAIMLVLQFMNPFGATTASTTFTDFKKMVTSGDVQKCVIINNRNIVRVWLNKDSLQKYPDLAKVAAPKSSLVASNDPQLYFKITSGDNFQEQMLDFYKTHPDVKPVSTDVDEDSDFLGRSLSIVLPILLFFGAWLLLMRKMSGGAGGGAGPGGIFNIGKSKATLFDKGTRVNITFADVAGLDEAKVEVMEIVDFLRNPKKYTALGGKIPKGALLVGPPGTGKTLLAKAMAGEAQVPFFSLSGSDFVEMFVGVGASRVRDLFKQAREKAPCVIFIDEIDAIGRARGKNAMMSNDERESTLNQMLVEMDGFGTDSGIIVLAATNRPDVLDTALLRPGRFDRQISIDQPDLAGREAIFRVHLKEIKTSQELSVRKLAELTPGFAGADIANVCNEAALIAARRNKAGVEMDDFQDAIDRVIGGLEKKNKIIQPDEKRVIAYHEAGHAVAGWFLQHAHPLLKVTIIPRGTAALGFAQYLPREKYLTLSEELEDDMCMTLGGRASEEIFFGKISTGALSDLQQVTRTAYAMVSVYGMNEKIGNISFYDPHSDAQFQKPYSEETGKIIDQEVKALSDAAYKRVKALLLEKKKEVELIAEALLKKEVLFQSDVEHMIGKRPFDEKKQAPEDETGLIIGPNNVNQPDVMDGVNG